The sequence AGtcacaatgatttattaaaaattaaaatatcagtgAATAgctatagatttaaataaaataaaaatattttattaataaaataatttattgtagcCTAAATCAGTGTTTAGTAGTGTCAATACAATAACAGGCTATTTGATTTCACGCGAGCAATAGTAGGTAAATGAATCAAAACAATAATCATAAACGaagataacattattatgtaaattgtacGAAATTATAATACTGACACGAGATACAGTAGCTGAACTAAATTTGAAATTGTTGTTTGAAACGATTCGTTTAATGTTTAGCTCGGAAATGATTTTATAGTCACTGTTATTTTGAATTCACACCGCAAACGTTGTCGCTAGTTTAAAAATACTGATAGAGGCTTAATTAGTTCGTATATTTTTTGATTGTTTACCCGCTACATGGTTGATGGTAGCTGATTGATTAAGTAATGGTTTAATAAATTCTgatttatgcaaaaaatatcaTTGCTTTATCACCACTGTATTGTTTATAATCTCTTTGATCAAACTCTAGTGAAACGAATGGAGTGAATGGAttttcctaatattttttatttagatagtaAAATTGCCTTAATTGAAGGATAAGGTaatattcataacatttttaaaattaagttttaaaccTTCAGTAGCCATGGAGTCATAgagatgttaattaaaattatcctaTCCTAGGCAAACgtcttactttttaatatttaagcaaCCTTAGGATTACACGTAAGCAATGTTGTGCTAatctttgaattttgaatttatcatATTCGCGTGACGATTGTTAGCAGTATCTTCGTCGCAGATAAAGTTTAGTACAATTATTTCATCCAGAAAAATGTGGTGACCCTAATCGTCGTGACTCGCGATTTGTGCGAAACGCGATATCTCCCCCGCGGCAATTTGTCGCGGCCGCGGCATCCCGGCAGCCCTCTCAGGGGCCTCGTTTGCGGCATTTCGCGTCAACGCTACCCGCTGATTTATTCACCTCTCGCCGACTAGCTCGATACAACTGACACATAAATGTCGCTTTTGTTTCCCTTTACCAGACGATTTAATGCCGCTATGTGCCGGGGGACAAAATCTGTACTCGTTAACGCGAGCGTAAGGTAATTTTTCTACGTTTGCTCAAGTGTGCAAATACGGATGTCGCTATTGTGTGCTTGTTACATCTGGCTTCgactaattatatattaacgGTCCGATATTAAGTACTACGTATACTCGCTACGCTTCTTCACTGTATTATCCTCTGGCTGAACGTTTCGTGTTTACTAGTTATAATATCGTAGGCACGAATAATATTCAATaccttttacaaaaatattagtaatgtaATCTACTATAATAATCCAATGTATGGGTAGGTACATATTAACATACTTGCCCGCAGATCTGTGCTATCTTTAACCAAACTTGGAGCGCCAAGGCGGTTACCATCGTCCCCTAGTATCTAGGTAACACCTACCGTAAGCATATAAGACCTgatactattttaaattgttgCAATACGAGGTGGAATTTTTGAACCGCACCTAGAGGACTCTAATAACTGgagaaagtaaattttaatgaaaagaaacattcttttatttttaataagtaacgAAACTGCGTATAGACATTTTTGAAAATACGCTTGCCACACCCAGGAATCAAACCGGcttaaatccaaaaaaaataacactgttCTTTTATGCCATCAATTGATGGTGCCATTTGTAAGAATCAACTCTTTgtatcaaacaaaatatcttgaaatactAGACCTCTTAAGAAATGAGTTAAATGTTTTGCCCAAGGAACAGCTTAAACGTATAAATCTACTGTATCAATTAATGACATATAAGAACAGTGttattttttcgaattttagCCAGTTTTATTCCCGGGTATGGCAAGTGTATTTTCAAATGATTTTTGAATGCAGTTTTGCTTCTTTTTTAACATAAAGAAACGTTTTCTTTGAGTAAAATTTGCTATCTCCAGTAATTAGAGTACTTGCCTTCGAGATGTTGTTAAAAAATTTCACCTTGTATAcgtcaacattatatttaattaaagcacacatttaatgtattatagGGTTCATGTTTGGAGATAGACAGAGATATTtggatcattattttattatttactagcggCCCAAACGGCAGCGCGCCGTAAAAATAGAGCGCTGCCTTAAAGAGTATAACCAACCTGTTCCCCATAATCTTAATCTCACGGACAGAGTGGAGGCCTTAGGTATGCGGAGATATCGGAACTCTTTGTGTATTCTATCTCCTTTTCTATGGGAAGTGTTCTGAAGACCTGTTTAATATGGACCCTGTAGTACGATTTTACTACAGCGCCAATCGCCATCATAATGTTGCAGTTCATTCGTACTATGTGGAACCGATTCGTAACAAAACGTTCCGCTTTTAACGATCTTTTTAACCACGCACGTGAATACTGTGGAGTTAATTCCCTGCATCGGTATTCCTTGAGCCCTACGACCTATTCCTCTTTAAACGtggcttaaaaagagtgctctCGTCTTTGTGcagcggcttggctgtgcccCAGGAATTGCATAAGTCCATGGGCCGCGGGcgccgcttaccatcaggcggccCGCTTGTTCATTACCCTGCTTAAAAAAATCCGTCTGAACCTActgttgaatttaattttagtagtaACTACTGTTCATTTCTCATTGCTTggttagtttatattaaaattagttttttgtgtCAATATTCatgcaatacatttatatatttattgatgttaTAATGTGATGAATGAGAGTTCATGTAGTAGATAAAGATATTGTGGAAAATTTAGGTAATGAACAATGTGGAGAGTTAATGTAATAGTTTGGAAAGTTCACCTGATGAACTATGTGAAGAGTGCATGTAATAAATAGTACAGGAAGTTCACACAATAAATAGTATGACGAGTTCACCTAATGCGCAGTGTTGAAAGTTCGCGTAATGAATAGTGTGGAGAGTTCACATAATGAATAGTGTGGGGAGTTCCCGTAATGAATAGTGTGGAGAGTTCACATAATATACAGTTTGGACAGTTCAGGTAATATACAGTTTGGGGAGTTCACGTAATGAATAGTGTGGTGAGTTCACGTAATGTGCAGTGtggagagttcacgtaatgcaCAGTGTGGGGAGTTCACGTAATTTATAGTATGGAAAGTTAACGTAATGTACAGTATGGATAGTTCACGTAATAAATAGTgttgagagttcacgtaatgtaTAGTAtggagagttcacgtaataaaCAGTATAAGAAATTCACGTAATGAATAGTATGAAGAGTTCACGTAATGTATAGTGTGGGGAGTTCACGTAATGAAATACAAGATTCTGATTGTgactaatttatattatttatagatataaaacgAAACCATACCAGTTGAAATTGACACCGAAGTGTAAATAGGAATGGTTTCTTGACTAAACAGTGGAcagatcataatattatgtaaacttaTTAAACCACACATAACCATAACCACAGGTAGGTATACCAAGCATGTTCACTGATGCGTGGTAGAGGTAGGAAGGTGTAGTACATCATCATTTCAAAACATCTAGTATTATATGTATCTAGTAATCAATCACCTAGGGATTATCTACTTTAGTAAAATGATTTAAACTATGTCAATCAACATTTTAATACtatgtattaaaattgtatttatgtattaagtaCCTACGTTATATTCATTACAAGATAACATTGAGAACCTTAGAGTATAAAGCAAATACGAGATTATGATACTTGAGATAAAATACACTTGAAATTATTGAGCACGGATTGATATACGCATTTAGATGACTGAGGCAGCTGTTGTACCATTCTGATAATCTTAGGCCTCGTTACTAGTAgacacaaaatatttgtatactttaAAATCAAATCCCTGAGAAAaactgaatgttttttttattctttacaaaataaatgtgaataataAACCTGTAGAGTTGTGGGACACTATCTAcatgtatacaatatttattagttcttcactatcaatatataaattttagttcTTAGTATTCTATATTACGTATACATCTAATATCTAACACATTGAAGATTTCCCAAATTCCTGTTTCGGGAAATAATCTGACTTATTAATGGCTGACAACTCAATAGTGAAATGAATGTTCTAAACAAAGCGAcccatatttacaatataaaagtgTCCACGAAATACAAACAcatcacaatattatgtaagtaaatttgtatatttacttgtagtataagtacctatgtttacaaatataacatGCGATGAAGCGTGACGAGCTGAATGCCGACCATCTCTAACTACAATGTACAATTCCGATGTAGGTAAGCCTGCTAGTATGTATTGAATGTCGATCGTTcattaaaattgaaatcaaGCAGATAAGTTTCTTACAAAATGTAGTATCTGTTGGGAAAAGGTTTAATGACAATTCTTCTCTTCGGGAAACTCATGTAGGTGGGTAAAGTTTGATTGATttgcaatattatatatatattataggaGCTGGTAAATAAGCAGTTACCTAATGTTAAAAGTGATCTGCATTATCCATATGACAATTCGGTTTCATAGGAAAAATAATCTTGCCGGTTCTGCCAGCCTTATAGTTGGTTATTTCCGCTTTTGAATATTTCAATCACTCCACAGAACGCCACCTTAAACTGTTACTACACGTAAGTTTTCTGTAAGACAATTGTAACAATATAGAAAAGTATAAGAAATTTACTTGTATCAACTTGTatattaagaaatcattattttaatatgtttgtgaacaataaaattaaaatcaataaaataacataatgtaaTCGGCGGTAATGACTATCAATAAGTTAATTAGAAagaaaattaaagttataatgtTTGCACACACTAACTAATGACTTGAATAAACAGATATTTCTTATTGGTTGAACTTGTAACCTGTATATAGAACAGTTGCActgataaaacaatattattatgaagagTACACAAAGTCTATAACGATTGAGCActtaagtaggtacataatattactcAGAACGCAATCGGAAGTTGAACAATATTGACGTATTTTACAACATGGCCGCAAGAATTGGAATTGATGATGTAAATTTATTACCAGATGATgagtttgtgtgtgtgtttggcAACGTTATAGAACTATGTCCCACGGCTGCGATACATGTTAAGAAATCACGACCATTCGCAAAACTGTCAGATATTCACGATGCATTCAATAAATATCTGGAAACTGTCAGCTTTGGAGGtaagttataaattgttatCCCGTTTTGCTTAAAtcttgtattttattaagtagaaaagaagatattttattaaaacctgtTAAAGATATATTCTAGTTATCTAACGTTGTTGTGGTAAAGGGAAGATTAATGTTTCTTTTCTAAGAGATCCACGCAGTTTAAACGCTCAAACGATAATAACTACCACTGCTGCTACTGTGACTTCTTACTAAAAGGAGTTCAGGAGTAGATTAAAATTCATGCGATACCTTGTTGCTTTGCTCagggttataaaataattagagTAACAATACATAATTACAGCAATAGCAATGAAAAAGCTGGTATTTAATGTaagaataatttgtaattacagATAAATTACAGATATTGCAGCTTCACCCCGATTTAGCCGGTCGGCTGGCGGCGCACGGGAAATTGACAAAAGAATCAACAAATGAGCAGCGTGCTGCTGGTTTACATGAACTTACATTGCAGCAGAAAAGTCTCATCGACAAATATAATGAGCGGTAATCTgttaattaaagaatatttatcttaacattagtatagatacattgttaaaatttatgttttaaataccaGGGCCTGATGATATAGTAAACTATTTAACACATTCTGCATACTAGGAATCAAGTTATTTTAATCTAGCGGCAGGTATTTGTTATTAACAAGACTGACCAACGTACTTGATTTTCGTATTTTTCATAACGACTGCatgaaaatcatattaaaaaggTTTCTGACAAAATACTGCCGTGGCTTATGAATCTAATGTTATCATTAGATTATGTAAGGAGTGATATTTCACTCATTACAAAATCTAAAGATGTAATAATTAGGGCCTTTTATACGAGCTGACGACGCACGTTTTCAAGATGCACATTTACAAGTAATAGCAATCTGGTAAAACTACCTATATAGGTACTCAGTTCACAATTGCATCGTGGTTAAATTGCGTTAGAAGCACGTCGTCGATATTTATGTAAGTAGTAGTGTAAGAACCGttggttattaattatttctcagTGGTAGAGGCCTGTGCTCAGAGTGGTAGTATATCACGATAATACAGGGTAgacattcttattatattattattactcattTGTCACTATGGTAACAAACACTACGCTATGTAGGTACTACATAGCTAATAGCACGGAGTTAACGCTATTGCAGTAAGACGTAACCCTTACAAGTCACGGTGTCCAGTGTAAAAATGAGGCTGCGTAAAGATCTTGTCAACGAGTGAGATATAACTCGTACTGGGCCTTCGATTTTATTTCGGAATAACACAAATCCAGTTAAAATTAACGATAAGGTAAACAGTGTCCATATAACTACAAGATCCTACTTTTATCTATACCTAAAAACCTTTAAGTTAAGGGAACTTGTGGACCGTTAAAGAAGTATTTTCATCCCCCTGATCCGGTTTCGGATCAGGGGGATTTCGATTCCGGATTATTTGACAGTTCAATTTTAGAAGATGCGGGTAGGGCATCCTTACTTAATAAAGTTAAAGTGTGATATTGAAAAACTAGCTATACTTAATTGCAAAATCATAACTTTAAAACACCTTCAAAGATTTGGCAAAATGAAGCATCTATTTTGGATATTGCTTTGTAAAATTTTCATTCTTATAGGTGTTAGACAGGTGGAAATAAATGCTGTTCATACGTTAGTTAAGAACTAAGGCTAAGATagctctttttatttaaataacccaATGAATTTTCTCACGCGTCTATATTATTCATTGacttcgtaatttttttaaagggattttaataatatatgtaaaatattaataactaaaaaccCTCTATATAGGTACTTTACATAGGGGTTGAtagttcatataaaatatagttccGCGTCTGCGCTCTACGTTTATATAGAGCACTATTTCTTATTTCCATTTGCCACAATTTTGTGAgattcaggggccttattctctatcccgcacgttattttagcAGTGCGttacaagcacgtaacacaacgcgtcatgtttaggactatagaaatttgacttacagaataccattccacgcacatttctcggagataacatgacacggccgcgttacgcgtttacagtatcatacagaataagggcccaatatgtgtatataattccTCAGTGTGTAATATATCTAATAccttaatgattattatattgatatggCAATTCCTGTTACAATTGTCACATTTACGACGAGGTAAATCGTGAAAAAGAAAGTATGAAAAGATAActactaacgccatctagttattaactgtgttatttttttgtacttgcTACATGAATGAGACagcagtttaaaataaaaattatttaatccgCCGCTAGGTGGCAaggaaaaataagataatatatgtttatagaTAGAGCTGTGCACGGtcaacctaaaaaaatatatattatt is a genomic window of Manduca sexta isolate Smith_Timp_Sample1 chromosome 22, JHU_Msex_v1.0, whole genome shotgun sequence containing:
- the LOC115442652 gene encoding 2-oxo-4-hydroxy-4-carboxy-5-ureidoimidazoline decarboxylase-like produces the protein MAARIGIDDVNLLPDDEFVCVFGNVIELCPTAAIHVKKSRPFAKLSDIHDAFNKYLETVSFGDKLQILQLHPDLAGRLAAHGKLTKESTNEQRAAGLHELTLQQKSLIDKYNERYKTKFGFPFIVCARENKVESIIEGLQQRYCNTQEKEITIALEEVKKICKLRILDIVTDD